The Phycisphaeraceae bacterium genome window below encodes:
- the pyrH gene encoding UMP kinase → MSRPSADRSPAVSTTPGAAPAPTRPARGPYRRVVLKVSGESLAAPGQLGIDTDELRAIAEEIAQAKLADEGLQMAVVVGGGNIVRGARLAAEGRINQSTADYMGMLGTVINGLALREALEQCGVQSRVMSAITVTAVAESFIRLRALRHMEKGRVIILVAGTGNPFFTTDTCASLRAIELNAEVLLKATKVDGIYSADPRTDRTAVRFEHLTFKDAVDRRLRVMDLTALTMCMEHGLPVCVFDFKTKGNIRRVIAGERIGTLVANE, encoded by the coding sequence ATGTCACGCCCATCAGCCGATCGTTCGCCTGCCGTCTCGACCACGCCCGGCGCCGCACCCGCTCCGACGAGGCCCGCGCGGGGTCCCTACCGGCGCGTTGTGCTCAAGGTGAGCGGCGAGAGTCTCGCCGCTCCGGGCCAGCTTGGCATCGACACCGATGAACTGCGGGCGATCGCCGAGGAGATCGCGCAGGCGAAGCTCGCCGACGAAGGGCTCCAGATGGCGGTCGTCGTCGGTGGCGGCAACATCGTTCGAGGCGCCAGGCTCGCCGCCGAAGGTCGCATCAATCAGAGCACGGCGGACTACATGGGCATGCTGGGGACCGTCATCAACGGCCTCGCGCTGCGCGAAGCGCTTGAGCAGTGCGGAGTGCAGAGCCGCGTCATGAGTGCCATCACCGTGACTGCCGTCGCCGAGTCCTTCATCAGGCTCCGGGCACTTCGACACATGGAGAAGGGTCGCGTCATCATTCTGGTCGCGGGCACGGGCAATCCCTTCTTCACCACCGACACCTGCGCGAGCCTCCGCGCGATCGAGCTCAATGCCGAGGTGCTGCTCAAGGCGACCAAGGTTGACGGCATCTACAGCGCCGACCCGCGGACCGATCGCACGGCGGTGCGCTTCGAGCACCTCACTTTCAAAGACGCGGTCGATCGTCGGCTGCGCGTGATGGACCTCACCGCGCTGACCATGTGCATGGAGCATGGTCTCCCGGTCTGCGTCTTCGACTTCAAGACCAAGGGCAACATCCGCCGGGTCATCGCCGGCGAGCGTATCGGCACGCTCGTCGCGAATGAGTAA
- a CDS encoding VWA domain-containing protein has product MPHPSPVAERVAAADRTAAPPDSPELSRRAIDFWKAQRWLLLGIGISLPIHLSLMVWLALVVIERPQPAAGSVRGVEIALLPDVGLDQLLEARLPDPTQPAIEAASGESDPLDLPDTPVAGGDSGALDHLGALSTGAGDGVLGPGTGQGRGDPGLGSGTGGTTFFGVRARGTRFGYVIDKSGSMAFDGRWIRLADELLRSLRELPDSASFCVVFFDTSARAFPTAKEGWARARRGDLERFIRWARPIGPGGGTEPIHGFNHLLSLDVAPDAIFFMTDGEIPPKQASMALAQALRRARPIVIHCIQFQDRSPLLIPQEERVLADAEIDMRTRLSSADNEVDRLVEVWEDLRRSGAPRGLAEAISDRLNERLLRALADETGGAFRLIPFGGAK; this is encoded by the coding sequence ATGCCACACCCTTCGCCCGTCGCTGAAAGGGTTGCTGCCGCTGATCGCACTGCGGCACCCCCTGACTCACCCGAGCTCTCCCGGCGGGCGATCGACTTCTGGAAAGCACAGCGATGGCTGCTTCTCGGTATCGGCATTTCGCTGCCCATTCACCTGAGTCTCATGGTGTGGCTGGCGCTCGTGGTGATCGAGCGCCCCCAGCCCGCCGCAGGCAGCGTGCGAGGCGTGGAGATCGCGCTCCTGCCCGATGTCGGTCTCGACCAGTTGCTTGAGGCGCGTCTCCCCGATCCGACCCAACCCGCGATTGAGGCGGCCTCGGGTGAAAGCGATCCGCTGGATCTGCCCGACACTCCCGTCGCCGGTGGCGACTCAGGTGCGCTCGACCACTTGGGTGCGCTGAGTACCGGCGCGGGCGATGGTGTGCTCGGACCCGGTACCGGGCAGGGGCGCGGAGACCCCGGGCTTGGGAGCGGGACTGGCGGAACGACCTTCTTTGGCGTTCGTGCGCGCGGCACGCGCTTCGGGTATGTGATCGACAAGAGCGGTTCCATGGCCTTTGATGGGCGCTGGATTCGCTTGGCCGATGAACTCCTTCGCAGTCTTCGCGAGTTGCCCGACTCGGCGAGTTTCTGCGTGGTCTTCTTCGATACGAGTGCGCGGGCGTTCCCCACGGCCAAGGAGGGATGGGCGCGGGCCCGTCGCGGTGACCTTGAACGCTTCATTCGATGGGCGAGACCGATCGGGCCCGGAGGGGGGACCGAACCGATCCACGGATTCAATCACCTGCTCTCGCTCGATGTCGCTCCCGACGCGATCTTCTTCATGACCGACGGTGAGATCCCGCCGAAGCAGGCGTCGATGGCGCTGGCTCAGGCCCTGCGGCGGGCACGACCCATCGTGATTCACTGCATTCAGTTCCAGGATCGGTCGCCGCTGCTCATTCCGCAGGAGGAGCGTGTGCTGGCCGATGCCGAGATCGACATGCGCACTCGACTCAGCAGCGCCGACAATGAAGTCGATCGGCTGGTCGAGGTCTGGGAGGACCTTCGACGATCGGGGGCACCGCGCGGGCTGGCTGAAGCGATCAGCGACCGACTCAACGAGCGCTTGCTCCGCGCTCTGGCGGACGAGACGGGTGGTGCATTCCGGCTCATTCCCTTCGGAGGCGCGAAGTGA